Sequence from the Candidatus Methylomirabilota bacterium genome:
CGATGTTGCCGAAAACTCGAGCCTCCCCCTTGAGCTCTACGCGGTCGCTGGCCAGGACGTTGCCCACTACCTCACCCCAGATCACCACCGACCCCGCCCGGATGGTAGCGTTGGCGACGGCTTTCTCCCCGATGATGAGCACATCCGTGGTCGTGATCTCGCCATGGAACTTGCCATTCAGCAGGACAGTTCCAGTGCCGGTGAAGCTGTACTTCCCCTCAATCTCGGAGCCCTCGCCGATGAAGGCCATGATCCCGGTCTGATTGGCTGCGGGCTTACGCGAATTCCACAGCATGAGAAAGGTACCCCCCCGCAGGAGCAGGACCCCCTGCGACTAGCTCTGCTTGACCAGGTGCTTGTCTTTCACCAGGTGAACCAGAGGTTTTTCTTCCTCGCCTTCCGACTTCTTTTTCAGCTTGGCCACGTTACCGTTGAAGAATCCGCCTTTGGAGATAACCAGCGAATTCGTCTCGAGGTTGCCGTCCGCCCGCCCTGTGGGAGTGATCTCAACACTCCCGGTCGCCACCATGTTCCCCTCGTACTCCCCATGGATGATGGCGTCTACGGTCTGTACGTCGGCACGGACGGAGCCTTTGTGGCCAATGACGAGTTTCCCGCCCACCTTCAGCTCGCCGCCAATCTCGCACTCGATCTGAATCGAGTCGGTGATGTCGAACTTTCCCTCGATCTTGGCGGAGTTTCCCGCGATGGTCAGGAGGGTGGTTGGCACCGGGGAGTCGCCCTCGTGGGGAGATTCGGAAGAAGTATATCTTTCGGCGGTTGTGCGTCTGAGCATCGAAGCCTCCTTTTAGTTGGGTTCGGTCAGTACCTCTGCCTACGGAACACCCGCACGCTAGTATTGCTCCAGCGATTCCTCGCAAATCGAGCAAGAAAAAAGCGAAAGCGATGATGTTCGATGTTAAGGGGAAGCCTTGAATGGACAACTGCAAATTTCATGCCTCATTGCCCGATTCCACTGTAAGCATTTCTTCTAGCAAGATCAGGGTCCACCATCACACCCAGCAGGATCACCTCGTATCTGTTAAGGGGGGAGGGGACTGGTCGGCTCTGGTGGGAGGACTAGGCAGGTAAAAGAGGGGGATTTCCCTGCCATCCCATGCGGATTCCCTGAAAGGGCTCACGTCCGCCCATCCCGGTCAACCTGAGAGTCTTTCAGAGATGATGATAGCCTATCATCGCTTTCTTTTGCGGAGCAGCCCGTCGATACTGAGTTCCCCTCCGCCGGCCGCCGCGAGGAAGAGGAACACAAAAGAGTATATGGCCGCGAGCTCACCTCGATTCAGAAGAGGCCAGAATCCCTTGGGGGCGTGCGCCATGAAGTACGCGACCGCCATGAGGCCCGAAAGCACAAAGGCGACCGGACGCGTGAAAAGTCCGAGGAGGATGGCCAGGCCACCGAAAAACTCCAGGACGCCAGCAAGGCCCGTGAGCGAGAAGAGCGGCGCCGTTGCACCAGGTTGACCGCCGACCCCCCCAAACATGCCGAGCAGCTTCCGCGCGCCATGCGGCATGAGCAGGAAGCCGGTAATGATACGAAGGAGGTTGAGGGCGAGGCTCGGAATGGTACTGTCGAAGTGACGGCGCATCTGGGCCTCCAATTCTGGGGGTTGATTTTCGGTCCCAGTCTACTGGGCGTTGGCGCCCTAGCGCCGGAGGACGACATCAGTGCTCGAGAAGCTCCTCGTAGAGGGCCTCGTACTGAGGGACGACTTGGTCAGCGTCAAAGTGATCCAGGACTCGCTGGCGGGCTGCCTGTGCCATCCGGTCGTGTAACGCTTCGTCCGCGAGGACCTGGATGGCACCCTGGGCCATCCCTTCTACATCCCCCACGGGATAAAGGATTCCGCTCACTCCATCCTCGACCACCTCCGGCAGGCCACCAACCCGGCTGGCGATCACCGGCACCCCGCAGCTCATAGCCTCCAGGGCCGCCAACCCAAAAGACTCCAGTTCACTCGGGAGCAGAAAAAGATCAGCGAGCTTCATGAGGCCCGGAATGTCCTCTTGGCGGCTCAGAAAGACCACATGCTTCTCGATGTTCAGCTCTCGGACTAGGTGCTGGGCCGTGGTCCGCTCGACCCCATCCCCTACCATGAGGAGCTTCCCCGGGATCTCTTGCCGGACAGCTGCAAAGATCCGGATGACGTCGGTGACTCGCTTGACCGGGCGGAAGTTGCTGAGATGCAGCAGAATCCGTTCCCCCGGGCGAGCGAAGCAGTGACGGGCCTCCGCTTCTCGCCCTGGACGAAACCTGGCGCTATCTAGAAAGTTCGGGATGACGCGAATGGGCCGGTTGGGCTGGAAGGTCTGGCGGGTCCTCAATTCCAGGTAGGAAGAGACGGCGGTGACCTGGTCGCTCATTTCGATGGCGAATCGGGTGATCGAGTGAAGTGAGGGATCAGTACCCACCAGGGTGATGTCTGTCCCGTGCAGGGTAGTGAGCACCTTCACTCGGCCCCCCAGTGTCTCCCGGGCCAAGAAGGCCGAGACGGCGTGGGGGATCGCATAGTGGACGTGGAGCAGATCCAACCCTTCTGCCTGCGTGACGTCTACCATCTTGGCCGCCAAGGTGATGGTGTACGGGGAGTGCTCGAAGAGAGGGTAGGACATTGTCTCTACCTGATGAAAGAAGATGTTTTGCTGGAAGGTGGGGAGGCGGAAGGGGAGAGCGTAGCTAACAAAGTGAACCTCGTGTCCCCGTTGGCTGAGATGGATCCCGAGCTCTGCGGCAATGGCTCCGCTTCCGCCGTAGGTGGGATAGCAGGTGATGCCGATCTTCATATGAGCTTCTCGTTCATTGTTCAGGGTTCACAGCTAAATTCGAATTTCGAATGTCGAATTTCGAAATCCAGCGGTGGTCGGTTGTCGGTTATCGGACATCGGTCATCGAGTAACGGTGGTCGGAGGTCATCGGTCATCGAAATCAGCGAGATGCCCCCAGATAGATGAGTCGGTGATCCCATCCCGGTCCGTCGATGCTTGCGGCAATCAGGTCGATGAGGGGCAGGTCGTGACGACAGAGATACGGGATAAATCCGTAAACCCGCTCCTGGAGTTCTCCACCGGGCAGCAAGTGGGCCAGAACCCGGAGAACCTGGGTTTGTATCTCGTGGTTGCGCCGCTTGAACGAGCGGAGGAGGTCTCGCTCCACCTCTTCCATCTGCTTCTTGACCAACCCCTCGGCTGCGCCAACACGGGGAGTTAGCGTGGGATCGAGAGCCGAAACCATCGCCCCGAGCTCCTCGAAGTTTTTCAGAATCGTCTGGAGGATTCGCCTTTGCTTCGCCAGGAAGGTCTTGGGCAAGGAGCCACGAAGGACACGGCTCACGACCCTCTCGGAATCTCCCTGGAGGGCCGAAAAGGTTAGGTCATGTTTCTTGAGGAGTCGCTCGATTCGTCCCTCCACCAGGGTGAAAGTTCCCCGGGGGAGGAGGAAAGGCATCGGGATTTCGAAGTGATCGAAGACCCCCCGAAGCTGGGCGTAGTACGCAATCTCGTGAGGCCCGCCTACATGGACGAGCACGGGAAACAGAAAACTTTCCATCATCGGGCGGAGGACAACATTCGGACTGAAGTGTTCCGGTGCCGCTTCCACGAATTCCCGTAATTCTTCTCGGTTTCTCCACCTCCGGGTACCGGCCGTCGCCAATCCGTGATCTTCCCCTTTGATGGTATGCCGTCCCCCGTCCAGGTAGAAGAAGTTCGGGCCTTGCCCCCGCATCCGGAGCTGGGGACGGTATCCGAGGCCCCGAAGCTTCTCCCAGGCGGTTTGAACCAGCCCAGCCGAGGCCGGGGCCGTGCTGGTCTCCTGCTGGAAGAGGGGGCGCGCTAAGCCCTTGAGACGGGGATCGGACGGATCCACGACGATTAGCCCTCGCTCCGCGAGAAGAGTGCTCAGGAGTCGGCCAAAGGCGTGGACCAGGGTTGTCCCGGGGCTATAGCAGTCTCGCAGCAGTTTGAGCACGCTTTCCTGACACTGAGCCGAGCCCACGGCCTGCTCGAGAGCAGCGAAGACATCTCCGATCGTTGTTGAGATTCCGTGAGTCGCGGGAAGATCAGCTCCATAACCTTCGGTCGGGGTGTAGCGGAGAAGCGCCATCTGGTCCTGGTGGTCCGGCAATGAAAGGTGGTCGATCTCGGCGAAATCGGTATCCTCCGAGTCCATCCAGAAGAGAGGGAGACAGGGGACCCGCCACTGCGACTCCACCTGGCGGGCCACGGTTACTGCTGTGAGAGCCTTGTAGAGGGTATAGAGAGGACCTCCGAAGAGTCCAACCTGCTGACCGGCCACCACCATCACCGCCTGGGGGTCGCGCAAGCGCGCGATGCTCTCCAGAAGTACATTCCCCGCTCCCCACGCGCGGTTCTGATCGGTGAGGATAGCCACAAGCTGATCGCGGGGGTAGCTCCGGCTGGTCAGAAACTGAAGAAGCTGCTCCTGCGGCTCGCGAGGGTCCCATCGATAAAAATCGCGGAGTGCAGGCGCCCCTTTTAGATAATCCCTGAAGATAGGATTAACACGGGGGAGGGAAGCGACGTCTATGGCGTCAAATCGTACCCTGTCTATCATTGCAGGCTCGCTGAATGCCTCCCTTTTGTTAGTTGACAGACAATTCCTCACCTTAACAAGAGGGGTACGGGGTTGTCAACGAAGGGAGCTGACTCATCCTCAACGCCGGCACCAGACAGGGAGCAATGAGTCCCCTGTCGTGATGGAACTTTTGCCGGCGAAAGGCGTCTGACCATTGTTGGGAGGAAGAGTCTCTGACCATCTCTGGCACGATTATTGCTTTTTCCCCCAGCGGCTATTTCTCATTCTCACCGTGAGAGACCATGGACAGAGTTTTCGGAAACGAAGGGGGCTTCGAGGACAAGGAGATCGGAATTATCCGATCGACTCTCAAGTGGCGGGCGCGCCCGGACTTCTCGGTTGACGAATCGCGCGAAGAATCCGCACACAGTGTTCCTTCGGACCGCGCAAAAGTTCAAGAAGAGAAAGTCGCCTAGCGCGCCGAACACCCCACCCCGGCCCCTCGACGACCATCCAGCCATCCCCGCAAGGAGGGCGGATAATCCGTTCCTCTTCTCAGAGTCTACGTCCTTCTCGGAAAGGCTGCCCCAGGGCTGTTAGGTTCAGGTAAAGTGGCGGAATGTCAAGGTACTATGGCTTGACGCCCCCATAGGACCGTGCTATAGATGACACGGTATGAGTAGCATCAGTGTCATACATCTCGTCCTTCAAGCAGGGCCGGTGGCCAAGGGGGTCCTTCTCATCCTCTTGTTTTTCTCCATCGCGTCGTGGGCCATCACCTTCATGAAGCTCAGGACTCTTCGAGCCGCCGACCGCCAATCGGACGCTTTCCTTCACGTGTTCAAGACGTCCAAAAATCTGAGTGCGACCTACGAAGAGGCCAAGCGGTATCTCGGTTCTCCGGAGGCGGCTCTCTTTCGCGAGGGGTTTCGGGAACTGAGTTATCACGTGAAGGGAAACCCGCACCTGGGCGCCGATCCCGGGGGAACAGCGCCATCCGCGCCTCAAGGACAGAGTGGTGAGGTCCTGGAAGGGGTCGGCCGGACGCTCAGGCATGCCAGCCTGAAGGAGCTCTCCCAGATGGAACGCCACCTCATCTTCCTGGCCACGACCGGAAGTGTGACGCCCTTTATCGGCCTCTTTGGAACGGTCTGGGGCATTATCAATGCCTTCGTCGGAATCGGGGCAGCGGGATCCGCCAATCTCGGGGCCGTCGCCCCAGGGATTGCCGAGGCCTTGATCGCCACCGCCGCGGGCCTGGCTGCGGCAATACCGGCGGTCATCGGCTATAACTACTTCGTGAATCGCATCCGCGGCATCGGGACCCGGTTGGATCTGTTTACCATGGAATTTATGGGCCTCGCGGGGCGTCTTGCAGTGGGACGATGAGCGCGCAACTCCCTGGATCAGAGAACCGGCTTGGCGGCGCGCTGTCGGAGATCAATGTTACGCCTTTCGTGGATGTGGTGTTGGTGCTCCTCATCATCTTCATGATCACCGCGCCCATGATGATCCGGGGCATTGATGTACAGGTCCCTCGGACCGAGACCAGGAACGTCAATCCCGAAGAGCGCCTGATCCTCACCATCACCAAGCAAAAGGTTGTCTATTTAGACGATCAGCAGATCACCCTGGGTCGGTTGCAAAAGGTCTTGACCGGCCTCAAGAAGCGGAATCCCCAGGCGGCGATTTTCTTGAGGGCTGACGAGAAGGTTCCCTATGGGGTGGTAATTCAGGTGATGGACGTGGTGAATAAGGCCGGGATCGACCGGCTGGGCATGGTGACCGAACCCCTGCTTCCTAGCGAGCGGAGGCGGTAGGAGGATCGGACACCCATTGGAGATGAACGGGGAGGGGAAAGATTTTGCCGTTAATGTGGCCTTTTCCCTGGTGCTCCACTTTTTGGTCTTTGCCGGGGTCTTTCTTACTCCGTCCCTTTACAGACAACGGTTTCACGTGCCAGTGGCATACGAAGTAAAGTTGGTGGAGCTTCCGGGGGCTCGAAGGGCGACGCCATCCCGCAAGAAGGCGCCGCCTGTGAAGAAGGTGAAGTCCCCGAAGGCTTCGACTCAGGTTAGCCCATCCACCCCACCCCCGAAGAGGAAGGCGTCCAGGGCCAAATCGCAGGTCCGACCGGCTCCTCCGCAGGCGCAGGCGCTGCCCGGGAAGCGGAAGGTGACACGGAAGTCGCCTCAAGCTCCTAAACCCACCCCACCCCCACAGATCGCCCAGGCCGCAGTTCCGACCGTTCTGCCACCCTCCCGGAGCCTAGGAGGACCCCCAGGGGTTGTTTCAGAGAGCAGCGTAACCACCGAGAAGGATGATCCCTCTTTGAGCTACTATCTGACAGCGATCCAGGCGAAGGTGAGCAGCCGGTGGATCGAGCCCTCCTTGACTCTTAATCGAGGTCAGGTGGAGAGCGTGACGCTGGGCTTCACGGTATTGCGCTCGGGCCTGGTCCGCGGTATCCATGTCTTGGGCCCTTCGAAGAGTGTCTTCTTGGACCAATCTGCCCTGCGAGCGGTCCAGGAGGCAGTTCCCCTTCCTCCCTTCCCCCCCCTCTTTCCGGAGGAGACGCTCCTGGTGCGGTTCCATTTTGAGATGCGAGGAGAGTGACGGCGTGAAAGCCCTCCGACGGAGCTTCCTGGTCTTTCTCGTCCTGGTGGGCGGACTGCCGCCCGTTAGCGGGTGGACCCAGGTGGATATCACGGTCACGCGGACGGTGATCCAGCGCATCCCCGTTGCCGTGGTCGGACTGGCCCCTTTCCACTTGGAATCGGGCGGGGCAGATCTGGCGGCCCAGGCGAGCTCAATCCTGATGGATGACCTGGAGTTCTCATTGATCTTCGAGGTCTTGCCGCCTTCCTTTCTCCCGTTCGAAGCCCGGGAGGTCCAGTTGGGCACAGAGGAAGAGGTCTTGCCGCCCTTGAATAAACTGAAGGTCCAGGCTATGGTGGCCGCAGAGCTCACGATGCGGGGGAATGATCTGATCCTGGAGGGACGTGTATATAATGTTGCCCGAGGAACGTTTCTGGGAGGGAAGCGGTACTTCGGGGATGTCAAGGCCCTCAGGACCATGGTCCACCGATTGGCCGATGAGGTGGTCCTCCGGCTCACCGGCGAGCGAGGAATCGCCGCGACGCGGATCGCCTATGCCAGTAAGACGAAGCGTGCCACCGAACTCTACCTCATGGATTACGATGGTCGCAATTCTGTCCTGGTTACGGGGAACCGGTCCATCAACCTCTCACCCCGCTTCTCCCCCGATGGGAGGCTGCTGGCTTATACGTCCTATCGTGATGGCAATCCCGATCTGTATCTCCTCAACCTCGAGACCGGACGGCGGGACAAGGTGTCAGCTTTGCCCGGGCTGAACATTTCCCCCGCCTGGTCTCCAGACGGCAGGTGGCTGGCCCTATCTCTGAGCAAGGATGGGGGGACGAACCTATATCTGATGCGGCGGATGGGGGGGGGATTGCTGCGCCTCACTAACGGCATCGGGATTTCAGTCTCCGCCTCCTTTTCTCCTAACGGTCGACAGATTGCATTTACCTCGGACCGGGGCGGTTCTCCCCAGATCTATGTGATTGATATCGAGGGAACGAATCTCCACCGTCTGAGTTTTAAGGGAAACTATAATGCCTCCCCCAAGTGGTCCCCCCGGGGTGATAAGATTGCCTTTATCTCTGACCGGGGAGGCGGCGGGTTTCAGATCTACCTCATGAGCCCTGACGGGTCCGGGGTTCAGCAGATGACCACCTTGGGTTCCAATGAAGATCCCGCTTGGTCGCCTGACGGTCGTCATCTGGCCTTTATGTCAACCCGTGGTGGGAAGAAGGATATCTATTTGATGCATGCCGATGGATCGGGACAGAGACGGCTGACCCGGAATGGCTTCATCAATTTTGCTCCGGATTGGTCTCCCTGAGGTCGATCGGTGCCCTGGAGATACGGATCACACCAGAGAAAGGAGGAAAGGATGGTGAGAGAGGCGAGGGAGCTGCACCGGAAAGGGGTAATTGCTTCGATGGTCAGCTGGCGGGGACCTCTGTTGGGTTTGGTCCTCCTCCTGCCCGTGGCACTGCTCTTGAGCGGGTGTCCCAAAAAGCCCGAGGTCCAGACAGCTGGTCTGGCAGCGGTCGCTCCGGAGGAGGTCGTGGTAGTCGAGCCGGTCGTGGAGGAGGAGGTCGTGGTGGTCCCGGAGGAGGTCGTCGTGGTCGAGACAGAGGAGGGCCCGGTCACGATCCAGGATGTCTTCTTTGACTATGACAAGTCCGTCATCCGGCCGGATGCCAGGGAGGCCCTGGACGAAGACCTTAGGGTACTCAATGAAAATCCCGGGTTGCGCGTCGTGATCGAGGGGCACTGCGACGAGCGGGGGACCAACGAGTATAATCTGGCGTTGGGGGAACGGCGGGCAAAGGCGGTTCGCGGCTACCTGATGGCCGGGGGTGTCGATAGCGACCGGATCTCGACGATCAGTTACGGCGAGGAGCGGCCCTTTTGCCTTGGGCATGACGAGACCGCATGGCAATGTAACCGTCGGGGCCACTTTGTCGTGGTTGAATAAACGATTTTGATTTCCGATCGGTCTGATTAGAACAGGAGGGGGCGGACATTGCCGTCCCCTCCTGCGAATGGTGGTAGCCAAACCCTTCGTATCGGTGTTAACATGATGGGAGAGATGATGTCGCGTTATCTTAATTGTTCCCTCCTCGTTGGCGTCGCCTTGCTCACCAGTGCATGCGTGGTGACTCAGGAAGAGTTCCGGAGTCTTCAGCACGATGTGCGAGGCATGCGAGTCGAACTGAACGCCATAGCCCAAAAGGAGGGCGTCAGCGATGGGCAGGAGGGGTGGACGTCCGCGACAGATATGGTGGCTCGCCTCGAGGAGCTGTCAGTCGAAACCCGGATGATTCAGGGCAAGCTCGAGGAGAACAGCCACCGCCTGTCGGAAGTGAGCCAGCGGCTGGATCAGACCGAGCTGAAAGTGGCCCGCCTGCGGGGAGAACCGGTGCGGCCTGGGGGCACCTCTGTGGCGGGTCAGCTCGCCATTCCGTCAACTGTTCCCCCACCGCCTGGGGCGACGGCTCGACCCGGCATCTCGACCCCGTCGCCGACCGGCCAGCCGCTGCCTCCCTTGGGCCAAGGCGTTACCCCGCTACAGCACCCTGCCGCTGCCAGTCCGGGCCAACAGGTCATGCAGGGGTCAATGCCCTCACCGGAGAAAGTGTACCGGGATGGCTTGAGTGATTACACCAAGGGGAACTATGACCTGGCCATCCAGAGCTTCAAAACTTATCTGACTTTCTTTCCCAAGACCAGCCTGGTCCCCAACGCTCAGTATTGGCTTGCCGAATCCTATTACAGTAAGCGGGAATTCCTGAGGGCGATCCGGGAATTTCATAAACTCGTCAATAAGTATCCTGAGAGCCCCAAGGTTCCAAGTGCGATGCTGAAGCAGGGCTATGCCTACCTGGAGCTCGGGGAACCTGCTCAAGGGCAAGGAGTCCTGAGGGAACTTGTGGCGAGGTTTCCGAGATCCAGAGAAGCTCGGCTGGCCCAGGACCGCATGGAACGTCTCTAATAATAAGGTCTCCCAACCGTCCCCCCAACCCCGGCAAATCGCCTCATTTTTCCTTTTTCACCGTGATACAACGCGAAGCGTTGCCAAACGATTCACGATCAAGATCACGTTACCGTTCAACGGCTGATCACCGACGATATAGGGCAGCTCTTCGCGGAATGTTCCCCACACCTTCCCACCACGATGCCCCGCTGCGATGGCGGCAAGCGTGACAAGATCATCCCCCTGAATTTGGTGAGCAAATATAGCCTCCAACAGCGCCGTATCCGTCTGTGGCGACGGTGTAAACAGGGCTGCTGCGAGCACGCGCGCGGTCGCCAGGCGTGAGATGCTGTTTTGCTTTGCCAGCAAGCGCTTTGCGTCAGCGAGGGTGACTGCCACATTTTTGTCGATATCGGCGTTGAGAGCCTTCCCATTCTCAAGCGAGAGGACCGAGTAGAGTGCGCTGAGGTAGGGACCTGGACCGTCTGGTCTCTTCTTCAGCGTCTTGATGGCGGGAGCAAACTGCTTCTTTACGACCGCAAGCACATTTTCAGCGAGCATGCGGAGTTCTTTGTTTTTCGAATGTGTTCGTGCCGCCTCGCTGATGATCCACGCGGACCGCATAGTGACCCAGCTGTTCGCCCCTTCAACGATCTTTGTGATGCTTGGGCTCCCCCAAGCAACGTGAAGCTCGATCAGTGCCTCATCGTCTATCCGCCCTCGATAGGCACTTGCAAGAAGCTGCCATGAGAAGGTGTCTAGGGCGGTGAGGATCCGCCGTCGTTCATAGGCCGCCATTCGCTTCTTGCGATCCTCAGAGCGTTCGGCCCATCGCATCGAGACTTCCTTTTGCA
This genomic interval carries:
- a CDS encoding polymer-forming cytoskeletal protein → MLWNSRKPAANQTGIMAFIGEGSEIEGKYSFTGTGTVLLNGKFHGEITTTDVLIIGEKAVANATIRAGSVVIWGEVVGNVLASDRVELKGEARVFGNI
- a CDS encoding polymer-forming cytoskeletal protein; the protein is MLRRTTAERYTSSESPHEGDSPVPTTLLTIAGNSAKIEGKFDITDSIQIECEIGGELKVGGKLVIGHKGSVRADVQTVDAIIHGEYEGNMVATGSVEITPTGRADGNLETNSLVISKGGFFNGNVAKLKKKSEGEEEKPLVHLVKDKHLVKQS
- a CDS encoding DoxX family protein, with the translated sequence MRRHFDSTIPSLALNLLRIITGFLLMPHGARKLLGMFGGVGGQPGATAPLFSLTGLAGVLEFFGGLAILLGLFTRPVAFVLSGLMAVAYFMAHAPKGFWPLLNRGELAAIYSFVFLFLAAAGGGELSIDGLLRKRKR
- the bshA gene encoding N-acetyl-alpha-D-glucosaminyl L-malate synthase BshA, encoding MKIGITCYPTYGGSGAIAAELGIHLSQRGHEVHFVSYALPFRLPTFQQNIFFHQVETMSYPLFEHSPYTITLAAKMVDVTQAEGLDLLHVHYAIPHAVSAFLARETLGGRVKVLTTLHGTDITLVGTDPSLHSITRFAIEMSDQVTAVSSYLELRTRQTFQPNRPIRVIPNFLDSARFRPGREAEARHCFARPGERILLHLSNFRPVKRVTDVIRIFAAVRQEIPGKLLMVGDGVERTTAQHLVRELNIEKHVVFLSRQEDIPGLMKLADLFLLPSELESFGLAALEAMSCGVPVIASRVGGLPEVVEDGVSGILYPVGDVEGMAQGAIQVLADEALHDRMAQAARQRVLDHFDADQVVPQYEALYEELLEH
- the bshC gene encoding bacillithiol biosynthesis cysteine-adding enzyme BshC, giving the protein MIDRVRFDAIDVASLPRVNPIFRDYLKGAPALRDFYRWDPREPQEQLLQFLTSRSYPRDQLVAILTDQNRAWGAGNVLLESIARLRDPQAVMVVAGQQVGLFGGPLYTLYKALTAVTVARQVESQWRVPCLPLFWMDSEDTDFAEIDHLSLPDHQDQMALLRYTPTEGYGADLPATHGISTTIGDVFAALEQAVGSAQCQESVLKLLRDCYSPGTTLVHAFGRLLSTLLAERGLIVVDPSDPRLKGLARPLFQQETSTAPASAGLVQTAWEKLRGLGYRPQLRMRGQGPNFFYLDGGRHTIKGEDHGLATAGTRRWRNREELREFVEAAPEHFSPNVVLRPMMESFLFPVLVHVGGPHEIAYYAQLRGVFDHFEIPMPFLLPRGTFTLVEGRIERLLKKHDLTFSALQGDSERVVSRVLRGSLPKTFLAKQRRILQTILKNFEELGAMVSALDPTLTPRVGAAEGLVKKQMEEVERDLLRSFKRRNHEIQTQVLRVLAHLLPGGELQERVYGFIPYLCRHDLPLIDLIAASIDGPGWDHRLIYLGASR
- a CDS encoding MotA/TolQ/ExbB proton channel family protein, coding for MSSISVIHLVLQAGPVAKGVLLILLFFSIASWAITFMKLRTLRAADRQSDAFLHVFKTSKNLSATYEEAKRYLGSPEAALFREGFRELSYHVKGNPHLGADPGGTAPSAPQGQSGEVLEGVGRTLRHASLKELSQMERHLIFLATTGSVTPFIGLFGTVWGIINAFVGIGAAGSANLGAVAPGIAEALIATAAGLAAAIPAVIGYNYFVNRIRGIGTRLDLFTMEFMGLAGRLAVGR
- a CDS encoding ExbD/TolR family protein, with translation MSAQLPGSENRLGGALSEINVTPFVDVVLVLLIIFMITAPMMIRGIDVQVPRTETRNVNPEERLILTITKQKVVYLDDQQITLGRLQKVLTGLKKRNPQAAIFLRADEKVPYGVVIQVMDVVNKAGIDRLGMVTEPLLPSERRR
- a CDS encoding TonB family protein, whose protein sequence is MNGEGKDFAVNVAFSLVLHFLVFAGVFLTPSLYRQRFHVPVAYEVKLVELPGARRATPSRKKAPPVKKVKSPKASTQVSPSTPPPKRKASRAKSQVRPAPPQAQALPGKRKVTRKSPQAPKPTPPPQIAQAAVPTVLPPSRSLGGPPGVVSESSVTTEKDDPSLSYYLTAIQAKVSSRWIEPSLTLNRGQVESVTLGFTVLRSGLVRGIHVLGPSKSVFLDQSALRAVQEAVPLPPFPPLFPEETLLVRFHFEMRGE
- the tolB gene encoding Tol-Pal system beta propeller repeat protein TolB, which translates into the protein MKALRRSFLVFLVLVGGLPPVSGWTQVDITVTRTVIQRIPVAVVGLAPFHLESGGADLAAQASSILMDDLEFSLIFEVLPPSFLPFEAREVQLGTEEEVLPPLNKLKVQAMVAAELTMRGNDLILEGRVYNVARGTFLGGKRYFGDVKALRTMVHRLADEVVLRLTGERGIAATRIAYASKTKRATELYLMDYDGRNSVLVTGNRSINLSPRFSPDGRLLAYTSYRDGNPDLYLLNLETGRRDKVSALPGLNISPAWSPDGRWLALSLSKDGGTNLYLMRRMGGGLLRLTNGIGISVSASFSPNGRQIAFTSDRGGSPQIYVIDIEGTNLHRLSFKGNYNASPKWSPRGDKIAFISDRGGGGFQIYLMSPDGSGVQQMTTLGSNEDPAWSPDGRHLAFMSTRGGKKDIYLMHADGSGQRRLTRNGFINFAPDWSP
- the pal gene encoding peptidoglycan-associated lipoprotein Pal; this encodes MVREARELHRKGVIASMVSWRGPLLGLVLLLPVALLLSGCPKKPEVQTAGLAAVAPEEVVVVEPVVEEEVVVVPEEVVVVETEEGPVTIQDVFFDYDKSVIRPDAREALDEDLRVLNENPGLRVVIEGHCDERGTNEYNLALGERRAKAVRGYLMAGGVDSDRISTISYGEERPFCLGHDETAWQCNRRGHFVVVE
- the ybgF gene encoding tol-pal system protein YbgF; this translates as MSRYLNCSLLVGVALLTSACVVTQEEFRSLQHDVRGMRVELNAIAQKEGVSDGQEGWTSATDMVARLEELSVETRMIQGKLEENSHRLSEVSQRLDQTELKVARLRGEPVRPGGTSVAGQLAIPSTVPPPPGATARPGISTPSPTGQPLPPLGQGVTPLQHPAAASPGQQVMQGSMPSPEKVYRDGLSDYTKGNYDLAIQSFKTYLTFFPKTSLVPNAQYWLAESYYSKREFLRAIREFHKLVNKYPESPKVPSAMLKQGYAYLELGEPAQGQGVLRELVARFPRSREARLAQDRMERL